Below is a genomic region from Lepidochelys kempii isolate rLepKem1 chromosome 5, rLepKem1.hap2, whole genome shotgun sequence.
ATTAACACATTGGACTTGCTCCTACAGAATTCAGTAGGATTCTCCTCATTCACGGACTTGAGTGGGATCAGGATCTGGACACACTGGGCCCAAACCTCAGATGGTATTATTTATTATAGCTCATTTACTTCATGTCACGAATCAGTgtcaattaaaatcaatggaggATCTAGTCCATTGTATACTAAGATGCTAGTGTTTCGATGAATCATAGAAatctggggctggaagggacctcaagaagacATCTATTCCTTCCCACCATGCTGAGGTAGGAaaaagtatacctagaccatccctgaccagtgtttgtctaacctgttcttaaaacctcccttaaaacagggattccacaacctccctagataacctgTGTCAGGGCTTAAATattctttttcctaatatctaacctaaatcttcctcgCTGCGAACTAAGCTGataacttcttgtcctacccttggtggacatggagaacagttgatcaccatcATCTTTATAATAAACTTTTACAggtttgaagactgttatcatgttgCCCCTCAGTTTATTCTCCTCTAAACTAAACAggcccagttctttcaacctttcctcataggtcatgttttataaacctcttatcatttttgttgctctcctctggactctctccaatttgtccacatcattcttaaagtgtggggcccaaaactggacacagtacagctaaggcctcatcagtgccaaatagaggggtgCAAAGTACCGCCGATGTCTTATATACGACAATCCTGTTAATGCATCTCAGAATGACATTTGACTTGTTTggaactgcatcacactgttgactaatattcaatttatgatccattattgcccccaaatccttttctgcagtattgctgcctagccaattattccccattttgtagctgtgcgtTTGATTTTGCCTTCCTAAGTGCAGTGCTTTGCACATGTCTTTATTGaaattcatcttgttgatttcagaccaattctccaatttatcaaggtcatgatgcattctaatcctgttctccaaaggaCATGAGAGTTTGCTGCAATGCACTAATAACTTGTACAGATCTATCAATCATAGCCCCAGGGACCCAGCTGGTACCTCTCCTCACCAGTCAAATGCTCCAGCCAGTaggggcagaagcagccaaagcagaacGTCTTCTGGGTATTCAGAGAACTTTCTATAGTTTTGATTGGATTGCCTCTGCCCTGtgctgtttggctgtttgttCTAACCCTTCTGCATTgcagctctctccccctcccttttccttacagtttcttcacctcagcttcactaCACACCTGCCCGTCTTGCCCCTTTTCCCCTGCCATGTCTCCTCACTCCCTCATACCCTCCCTTTTCTTTGTATTAATGTATCCCCTCTTAAGTGTACCcacccaaataataataatggaactaacatgctgtttgctgccatcacattgttcactctgcttgtgtgttctacccTTCTCCCCATCCTACTCATGTCttctctgtttagactgtaagctcttcagggcaaggaccatTTACTACTCTGCATTTCTACAGCACATAACACAATGGGTGCACACACTTGGTCAgcccttaggcactaccataataaacattttACATATTTTCAATAATAGCTACCTATTTTCAGGATTCTGAGCTTTTCAAGAATGCATGGAAAGATACAGAAAGGGTTGCTATACTAATTACAGCTGCCAGGGCTAGAAGCAGGTTTTGTAGTAGGTCCTTTACCACTACCATCACCTCCTACTTTTCACAAAAAAGCATTTTTCTCCACAAATTTAGCAGGATAACAATGAAGGATGAGATTGAAAATTTAAGGAAAAATTTAAGGATGATTGCACcatctaaggctttgtctacactgcaactgaaaCCCTGTGGCTGGCTCGTGCCAGCTGGCTCGTGCCAGCTAACTCGCTCTTGTcaggcttgggctaaggggctgtttaattgtgatgtagacatatgggctcaggctgaagcccaggctctcGGACCCTGCAAGGTGATCTCAAATACAGAGGTGACTAACAATAATTGTTTTATTTATACAAGCAAATTCATttacagaagaagaagaaaaaatagcaATATGTTGAAATCATGTATGAAATTAATAACATCTTTTCTCAATATTATGATCTGTATTTTCTGCTGTAGGATCTTTTGCTAATCGGCCTATTACAGTTTGGCTTTCTTGGTTCTTAGCATAATAGGTTAATATTATCTATGAGTAGCAAAATATTTAAGGAGGATCCCCATTCGAGAGAGGTTTGTACAAAAGTGAATTAGTTAAACATTTTGAAGCTGGGATATTGTTTGTTCTGTTATCAGATGTCATCTTTGCTGATGTGTGCGGTGCATAGAAGACAGACTTCAATACAAACCTCAAGATCTAATTAGTGCTTCAGTTCACCAACAAGGCTCTGAACAGCATTTCCTATCTAATGAACACTTTCCCTTTTCTATATAATGTAATTACAGACCAGGCTGTTTCCCATTAATCAAATAAATGAAAACagcctgttttttcttttctgttataTTATTGGGAACATgcttcccattaaagtcagtgtttGTTATCTCAGCAAAGGATGGTGTGACTTAAATGTATTTAAGAAGGGTtaataatattttacttttttttattgcttCCCATTTAAGAGAGTACTAACACATTTTACAAACAATAATGAACATTCAGAACAGTTTATGAGGCAgggaaaaagaggaagagaaagattGAATGACATGCTCAAGAGTGGGTCAGTAGCATAGGCAGGTATATGACCAAGATTTTCTAACTCCtggtcctgtgctttaaccactagttACAATTACAATTAGTAATCTGAGAGAAGTGGGATGTTCTTACCTCAGAAATCAATAGTGAGTCACAGTAAATGATACTAGCATGACCGGTATAGTTTGATTGGGCAGGCTGCTATTTGCATCACTGCCAGAGCTCTGTATCCCAGTGATTATAATGCGGTCACTTAATCATATTCTGTGGAACAAAAACTAACAAGTTTGTTAAACTGAGGTTAATTTGATTAATCAGTGTTAAGAAGCTCTATCCATTTGGTTGTTGCAATAGGAATTATTAGCTATTTGGAGCTGCTCAGGTGTACCTTGACATAAATTCAAGTttctgttgtttaaaaaaaaaaaaggcctcaGTCACTTTAGCCTCTGTAATAACTGTGCAATAAGGATCTGTACAAATGATGATTTATATATTGATAGAGGCTTATGAGAGGAATTGAATGCTTTGCAAAATTCAACCTCTACGTCATCTGTGAGCCTAGTCCTGCCCCCGCCGAAGTCAATACAAGTTTTGACATTCTACTAAGAATCCCTGACATGATTTGCTACTGTGTGCATGAACTTAAAAACATGATATCCAGTTTTCCAGGTAGAATAAGTAACAATAAGCACAAGATGTCAATTTATTTATGAGACATTATTTGCCCATTGTAGGCACTACTGGAATTTAAATAGATAGTAAATCAAATATGCATAATTAATATTCAGTATTAACTTTAAAACTGTGATGTGAAAAGTAAACCACAGTAAGTTAGCAGGTATTCATTGGCttgcattttttaacatttttcctacctaactgcatttattttcttccctctccagaTGCAGCAATTGTTCCATGAAAATTATGAACACAATCGGAAGGGTTACATCCAAGATCTTCACAACAGTAAAATACACACAGCTATAACACTTCATCCTAATAAAAGGCCAGCCTACCAATATAGACTCCACAATTACATACTGAGCCACAAAATTTCAGAACTACGCTATCGCACGATCCAGCTCCATAGAGAAAGTGCCCTGATGAGTAAGCTCAGTAACAGTGAAATAAATAAGGAAGATCAGCAGCTGGGAATGATGCCCTCTTTCAATCGCTTCCAGCCCCGTGAAAGGAATGAAGTCATTGAATGGGAATTCCTGACAGGTAAGCTCCTTTATGCTGTGGCTGAGAATCAACCACCCAGACAAAGCATTAATAGCATTCTGCGGGCAGCATTGGATGACACAGTGATGCAAGTAATGGAAATGATAAATGAGAACTCTAAATCTAGAGGAAGGCTTATTGATTTCAAGGAAATACAATATGGCTACCGTAGGGTTGATCCTATGCATGGAGTGGAGTACATCCTGGATTTACTGCTTTTGTACAAAAGACACAAAGGAAGAAAACTTACGGTTCCAGTGAGACGTCATGCTTACCTTCAGCAATTGTTTAGCAAGCCTTTTTTCAAAGAGGCAGAGGAACTGGATGTAAGAGGCTTTGTGGAGAATATTAACAGTGATATTCagtctttctcttttctttcaaatTCTTTAAAGATTTTTTCATCATTCCAAGACACCAAAGAAATAGGAGGACATAGTGACAAGAAAATACATATTCTTGTCCCTCTCACAGGAAGATATGACATTTTCTTAAGATTTATGGAGAATTTTGAAAAGACTTGTGTTATTCCCAGGCAGAATGTAAAGCTGGCAGTAATTCTGTTCAGTTCTGATTCTGGCCAAGATTCCAGCAAACACAGAGAGTTAATTAAAGAATATCATAATAAGTATCCGAAGGCAGATATGACCCTAATTTCTATGACAGGAGAGTTTTCCAGAGGTTTAGGTCTTGAAATGGCCTCATCTCAATTTGACAATGACACTTTGCTGCTATTCTGTGATGTTGACCTGATATTCACACCAGACTTTCTCCAACGATGCAGAGATAATACTATTCAAGGACAGCAGGTTTATTATCCCATTATCTTTAGTCAATATGATCCAAAAGTAATATATGGAGGCAGCCCTCCAGGCGACAGTAACTTTGTTTTCACAAAGAAAACTGGATTTTGGCGAGACTATGGATTTGGAATCACTTGTATTTACAAAAGTGATCTACTGAGTGCTGGTGGATTTGATACCTCAATTCAAGGCTGGGGACTTGAGGATGTAGATCTCTTTACTAAAGTAATAGCTTCTGGGCTGACGGCTTTTAGAAGTCAAGAAGTTGGAGTTGTACACATTTTTCATCCAGTTCAGTGTGACCCAAATTTAGACCCTAAACAATACAAAATGTGCTTGGGGTCCAAAGCAAGTACATTTGCTTCTACCATGCAGCTGGCTGAACTCTGGCTAGAAAAACATTTAGGTGTCAGGTACAATCGAACTCTCTCCTGACATTCCAGCTCATTCTGCCTTTTGGGGGGGAGTTTAtattgttattgttgtttttattttactgtcaTATTCTTAAACTCCTCTTTGTCTTCCAAAGGGTGTATGTTGACCTCAAAAAAGATGAGACGGCTGTACACTATTTCCAATTCCTACTGAACTGATTAGATGTATTACTTTCCTATGCCCTCTATTCAAAATTGACCGAACTCAAGGATATCAAATGATCTCACGGAGCACATCCATCATGAGACACTGCATCAAACGAATGTTCTCTTTGGGCTTTAGGATGCAATATCAGTTTTTGTTGTATTTGTCAAACTTAATGTGATACATATATTTACTGGTGAAGGTACCACAAAAGTGCTTTATGCTTCCTCTGGGGAAGGAACTCTGTAACATAAACTTGAGTTTTATAATTTATACAAggacttatatatatatataaacactacTTTTCTTCATCTTaagaatttttaaagtaaattaataACTATGATTgtacctttatttttaaaaaaaagaaaaactgaggaGTGTCTTTCCAAATGCAACTGGTACTGGCTACCGAGGTCCTTAAAAGTCTTATTGTAATAATGCGCTCCTCATTATTGTCTGCTCTGTGCGAATGAACTTTATTTTCTCAAGGGAATGTGATTTAATCAAATACTCGTGTACATTTTAGAAGCTTTGTGAAAAAATGTCCTTCATTTGCTGGCAAGAAGAAACTATGACAGAACATGATTATTTATAATAAAGTGTAGACATACAGTATTCTTTTTCAAAACATAGAATAAGTTGCtgtgtctctttttaaaatgagtctCTAATATATACATGATTTTCTTTTACGTTCCTTTAATAAAGCTGCACTTGATACAAAGGGTGACAAAAGGTTAATTAAAATTGCCTTTTTTTACATTTGTGCATTAATATTGGTATTCAGAAACCAACCATTGTAAAATTtcaaaaattgtaaaaaaaaaattatttaaatatgaaCATTTCTACTGCTGGTCAAAGTTCCTTGCCAGTATATTTATACTAGTGGAAGTTATAGGACTGTGTTAAGATTTATCTTTCTGGACAGCCTGAAATTGTCATATTATGGATCTGTGGAATACTTAAAATGAAACCAACATAAGAAACAATAAATATAAAGTCAATTTTTATACTTACGTTTTTTGTATAGGGAAAATATGTAATCATTTTAAACATACATGTTTTCTCTTCAGGTGGTGTTTTCTTGCacaggttttcttttttcctttttgtttttgacaCACATTTAGAATATTTTGCTCAGAGTCTTTGGTAACAACTCACAAAGTATACGAAACCATCAAATTTTAGCCAAGCTTGAGTTAATATGTTGGATGGATGTAATAACTAATGCAGTTGACTTCAGACTATATTGCAAGAAGAGCTGGGCAAATGATGCAAATAAAAATTCCTCAAGTATTTGTTCATATGTTTCTGCAAACTTGTTTTGACTATGTTCATCCCCTTTTGCATTCCCTTTCCAAGTGACTAATATTTATTGTACAGACATACAGGGAAATTTCCTAGAGGCCTGAAGACCTGTTGGCCACCCAAGACTCCTACAACAGTGGCAGATTAAGTACAGATCCCACAGATCCCTCCTGGATGGCAGAAGACTCAATAGAATTCAAATCTAGAAATTAATCCTTGCAAGGAAAAGGCATCACCAGTGAAGAAGAGTGGGGACAGAGGATTTGGGCCCAGGATTGGCCACAGTTGCCCTCTGATGTCTCTTGTGTTTCAATGTAATGTACTGTCATGGTAGGAGGCATGATCTTTGAGACACCCCAGAATTCATAGTACAGTAGTATGTTTAATTCAAAGTTCAAACACAAGAAGTAGCAATAGGCAAAGGGCAACACATACAGCAGCCCAGGCACTGAAACAGAtgagctcattttaaaaaaatcacaacatgAAGTGATGGCAGTGGTACTTCCAACCCCCTTTATTTCAAGTGAGAAAAGACTATTACCATCACCCTTCATCTTTGTGAAGAAGGAGGTGGTGCTGGTGGAGGTGGGTAGATAGAGCATGAGTTACAATTACCCAGACCACCTTGGGGGactcctcttctctccttttcctgcagGCCAGTTCAATGCTGCTGACACAAATGTTTGGGGAAAGTAAATTTCATAGTTACATGTGAAAATATTTATGGAACCCAAAATTTAAATTTGCATGAGTATTTATGCCTAGAGTGCTTGCACTCTTGCTCAATGAGGGAACCAAGAACAGGCAACATGATTAATCTAACCAAACACAACTAACCAAGACAGCTCAAATAGCAGATATCAGAAAATGAATActcactggtaaaaaaaaaaatatccccagGGCTTCCCAaagttaacaaaacaaacaagtaaacaaaAGAGGTTGTATGAGAAATATATGCAAGTTTAGTTGTAGCAGTTAGGGTGCTGAAATCAATATTTACTACTATTGAATAACAGAAAAAAGCTTCTTTTACTTTAAGTAAAACCAAAAGTTAAATAACAATCTGTTCATATTCTTTTATTCCTTCCtaattttctgctttttttcattttactccATCTGCATTTATTCACTTGACTAATGATCTAGGTTCCCATGCTTCACCCTCACTTTCCCACTTCACTTTTTCTTTGGTTCTTCCCCTTTCAGTAGATGTTGCCACAGCTTTTGAAAGTTTTTGAAACTGTGTGATATTTCCAGTATGGTTTTATGATGTCACTGCTATATAAAAATACTGAGCTAGAGCACTTTGCTGAATGAGTTTCCAGCTCTCTTACAAACAGTTTCCATTTGCTTGTCACTTTAGTTTAAAAGTATCCTCCATGTTATTACTTCATCCCTTCCTCTCTTCTCCTACAGCTTGGAATCCAACCAAGATGAGAAGTCTTTAAACCTAGGAAAATGAATAATGTTTGAGGATTTCCTCGGTTCCCATTTTGGCAGGAAAATGGCATAGCTGGCATTCCAGAACTGGATTTATCATCTCTAAGTCTAAATCTAGAAGTCTATATACTAAGCTGTGTAACTAGATgataaatgaggatattg
It encodes:
- the CHSY3 gene encoding chondroitin sulfate synthase 3 isoform X2, producing the protein MLTPSRGTSLSCQTGTGWMWGESPIRGNDMPRGSSEAITKTRFYPLFSPTFQSRQTGTICISESPINAGNFNYLIETYISNRSNLLKTPLKLTLVGEKLEEFLRSLNSSKPLYLGQTGLGNIEELGKLGLEPGENFCMGGPGMIFSREVLRRMVPHISECLREMYTTHEDVEVGRCVRRFGGTQCVWSYEMQQLFHENYEHNRKGYIQDLHNSKIHTAITLHPNKRPAYQYRLHNYILSHKISELRYRTIQLHRESALMSKLSNSEINKEDQQLGMMPSFNRFQPRERNEVIEWEFLTGKLLYAVAENQPPRQSINSILRAALDDTVMQVMEMINENSKSRGRLIDFKEIQYGYRRVDPMHGVEYILDLLLLYKRHKGRKLTVPVRRHAYLQQLFSKPFFKEAEELDVRGFVENINSDIQSFSFLSNSLKIFSSFQDTKEIGGHSDKKIHILVPLTGRYDIFLRFMENFEKTCVIPRQNVKLAVILFSSDSGQDSSKHRELIKEYHNKYPKADMTLISMTGEFSRGLGLEMASSQFDNDTLLLFCDVDLIFTPDFLQRCRDNTIQGQQVYYPIIFSQYDPKVIYGGSPPGDSNFVFTKKTGFWRDYGFGITCIYKSDLLSAGGFDTSIQGWGLEDVDLFTKVIASGLTAFRSQEVGVVHIFHPVQCDPNLDPKQYKMCLGSKASTFASTMQLAELWLEKHLGVRYNRTLS
- the CHSY3 gene encoding chondroitin sulfate synthase 3 isoform X1, whose protein sequence is MAARSRRAWLSVVLGLVLGFTAASWLIAPRVAEMSERKRRASSLCSYYGRAAGGARAQQEAAAAAVLGGTGFRSSPWELQPQAEGGTVPSPAAAPGGDGEPEEEEEAGEKRSGRHRSSHNGSGDWGGPAGCAKPRNFLYVGVMTAQKYLGSRAVAAQRTWARFIPGRVEFFSSQGSTAPLAGPGLPPLPVVALPGVDDSYPPQKKSFMMIKYMHDHYLDKYEWFMRADDDVYIKGEKLEEFLRSLNSSKPLYLGQTGLGNIEELGKLGLEPGENFCMGGPGMIFSREVLRRMVPHISECLREMYTTHEDVEVGRCVRRFGGTQCVWSYEMQQLFHENYEHNRKGYIQDLHNSKIHTAITLHPNKRPAYQYRLHNYILSHKISELRYRTIQLHRESALMSKLSNSEINKEDQQLGMMPSFNRFQPRERNEVIEWEFLTGKLLYAVAENQPPRQSINSILRAALDDTVMQVMEMINENSKSRGRLIDFKEIQYGYRRVDPMHGVEYILDLLLLYKRHKGRKLTVPVRRHAYLQQLFSKPFFKEAEELDVRGFVENINSDIQSFSFLSNSLKIFSSFQDTKEIGGHSDKKIHILVPLTGRYDIFLRFMENFEKTCVIPRQNVKLAVILFSSDSGQDSSKHRELIKEYHNKYPKADMTLISMTGEFSRGLGLEMASSQFDNDTLLLFCDVDLIFTPDFLQRCRDNTIQGQQVYYPIIFSQYDPKVIYGGSPPGDSNFVFTKKTGFWRDYGFGITCIYKSDLLSAGGFDTSIQGWGLEDVDLFTKVIASGLTAFRSQEVGVVHIFHPVQCDPNLDPKQYKMCLGSKASTFASTMQLAELWLEKHLGVRYNRTLS